The following proteins are encoded in a genomic region of Peptococcus niger:
- a CDS encoding helix-turn-helix transcriptional regulator, with protein sequence MMSATSENNSDKAVGVLVDLLIGPLFERLKPLIDDYFEDKSKEDRDHAWPEYIQRTDIEKYTGFSKSTFDRWVRDGLPIVKGDGNNGRVMVRSSDLRSWLDKKMI encoded by the coding sequence ATGATGTCTGCCACAAGCGAAAATAATTCTGATAAAGCCGTGGGCGTTCTCGTGGATTTGTTGATTGGTCCCCTTTTTGAGCGCCTGAAGCCACTAATAGACGATTACTTCGAGGATAAGTCTAAAGAAGACAGGGATCATGCTTGGCCGGAATATATTCAGCGGACTGATATAGAAAAATACACAGGTTTTTCTAAGTCCACTTTTGACCGCTGGGTGCGAGATGGCTTGCCGATTGTAAAAGGTGATGGTAATAACGGCCGTGTCATGGTTCGCTCAAGTGATTTACGGTCATGGTTGGATAAAAAAATGATTTAG
- a CDS encoding SAM-dependent methyltransferase, translating to MQILDACCGSRMFWWEKDRKDVIFQDNRCLETTLSDGRQLTVSPSHFGDFRRMDFSDNTFDLIVFDPPHLIEAGQSSWLAQKYGVLNRETWRSDLKAGFEECLRVLKPTGTLIVKWCEEQIKTKEFLAAIGRKPLFGDKRAKTRWMVFVKGV from the coding sequence GTGCAAATCCTAGATGCATGCTGCGGCAGCCGGATGTTTTGGTGGGAGAAGGATAGGAAGGATGTTATATTTCAGGATAACCGGTGCCTAGAAACGACTCTTTCGGATGGTCGTCAGCTCACTGTTAGTCCCAGTCATTTCGGGGATTTCCGCCGCATGGATTTTTCGGATAATACTTTTGATTTAATCGTTTTTGATCCGCCACACCTCATAGAAGCTGGGCAGAGCAGCTGGCTAGCACAAAAGTATGGTGTTTTGAATAGGGAGACATGGAGGTCTGATTTAAAGGCTGGTTTTGAAGAGTGTCTTCGTGTGCTAAAGCCCACTGGCACATTAATCGTTAAGTGGTGCGAGGAGCAGATCAAAACCAAGGAGTTTCTTGCAGCCATAGGAAGGAAGCCGCTTTTTGGAGATAAAAGAGCAAAAACAAGATGGATGGTTTTTGTAAAGGGAGTGTGA
- a CDS encoding type II toxin-antitoxin system RelE/ParE family toxin, with protein MSISHEAKEDLRGIYAYITFNLLSPGNAQGQINSLEKAILSLDEFPLRHRLVDFEPWKSRGLYVMLCDNFFVFYIVEEEKQEVFISRVLYGKRNFKGVLGEYKNSEDRDK; from the coding sequence GTGTCCATTTCGCATGAGGCTAAAGAAGACTTGCGAGGTATTTATGCCTATATTACGTTCAATCTCCTATCACCGGGAAATGCACAAGGACAAATTAACAGTTTAGAAAAAGCGATATTAAGTCTTGATGAGTTTCCATTGAGACATCGCTTAGTGGATTTTGAACCTTGGAAAAGTCGAGGACTTTACGTCATGCTTTGTGATAATTTTTTCGTTTTTTATATCGTAGAGGAAGAAAAACAGGAAGTTTTCATTTCACGAGTTCTATACGGGAAAAGGAATTTCAAAGGCGTTTTGGGTGAGTATAAAAATTCAGAGGATAGAGATAAATAA
- a CDS encoding DNA-directed RNA polymerase subunit alpha C-terminal domain-containing protein, whose amino-acid sequence MDGFCKGSVRLVELLLSSLNLSTGAYNALRRSGIHTIIQLVSLSAEELLRIKAVGKKRYREIANALDNAGIKHKF is encoded by the coding sequence ATGGATGGTTTTTGTAAAGGGAGTGTGAGGCTTGTGGAGCTACTTTTAAGCAGCTTAAATCTGTCAACAGGTGCATATAATGCTCTTCGTAGAAGCGGTATCCATACGATAATTCAACTAGTCAGCCTGTCAGCGGAGGAATTACTGAGAATAAAAGCTGTTGGGAAAAAACGCTATAGGGAAATAGCAAACGCTTTAGATAATGCGGGGATTAAGCATAAATTTTAG
- a CDS encoding single-stranded DNA-binding protein yields MNKILIIGRLTADPELNFTQSGNAVCRVTVATDRAYQAEGRKNTDFIRVVAWRGVAETLAKYMHKGSMVAVEGELHVESYEDKEGVRRISPEVLANRIKFLDYRAKGQKTPESVPEVPGVEVGYDPKDLPFEEDTEQAELPF; encoded by the coding sequence GTGAATAAAATACTAATCATTGGTCGCTTAACCGCTGACCCGGAATTAAACTTCACTCAAAGTGGTAACGCTGTTTGTCGAGTGACGGTAGCTACAGACCGCGCCTATCAGGCTGAGGGTAGAAAGAATACGGACTTCATCCGGGTGGTTGCTTGGCGTGGTGTTGCTGAAACATTAGCTAAATATATGCACAAGGGTAGCATGGTCGCTGTAGAAGGTGAGCTGCATGTTGAATCCTATGAGGATAAGGAAGGCGTTCGCCGGATTAGTCCGGAAGTATTAGCTAATCGAATTAAGTTCCTAGACTACCGGGCTAAGGGTCAAAAGACACCTGAATCGGTTCCAGAAGTGCCGGGGGTAGAGGTTGGATATGATCCGAAAGACCTGCCTTTTGAAGAAGATACGGAGCAGGCGGAGCTGCCGTTTTAA
- a CDS encoding helix-turn-helix transcriptional regulator, with protein MRYAVKEAREAVGMSQEELAKKAGISRTTLWRMEQSDADRFGVKSKSLAAVARALNKQVSDIFLV; from the coding sequence ATGAGATACGCAGTTAAAGAGGCAAGGGAAGCAGTAGGAATGTCCCAAGAGGAACTGGCCAAAAAGGCGGGTATCAGCAGGACAACACTTTGGAGAATGGAGCAATCCGATGCAGATAGATTTGGCGTGAAGTCTAAATCTTTAGCAGCGGTAGCTCGGGCACTTAACAAGCAGGTAAGTGATATTTTTTTAGTTTAA
- a CDS encoding type II toxin-antitoxin system RelB/DinJ family antitoxin, with the protein MAKTANLYARIEPELKEQAEHILNSLGLPPSSAITMFYKQVVLQQGLPFDVKLDYRKPVNINSINKDELNMELEMGYQSILSGDVKPVDEVFESLHKEFNL; encoded by the coding sequence ATGGCAAAAACAGCAAACTTATATGCTCGTATTGAACCGGAATTGAAGGAGCAGGCGGAGCATATATTAAACTCCTTAGGACTTCCTCCATCCAGTGCAATCACCATGTTTTATAAACAAGTAGTTTTACAACAAGGGCTTCCGTTTGATGTAAAACTAGACTATAGGAAACCGGTTAATATAAATTCCATAAACAAAGACGAATTGAACATGGAATTGGAAATGGGGTATCAGTCCATTCTATCGGGAGATGTAAAACCTGTAGACGAGGTTTTTGAGTCGTTACACAAGGAATTCAACCTATGA
- a CDS encoding DUF6291 domain-containing protein, with protein MYRRSFILYSDYAQKIEMLSRPERGDLFTMILQYVRGEEVMSSTDLVIMAFYFIQTQLDKDFAKYNKKVVSSQENGKKGGRPRKDAVYFGPMSAAEWMPGYEAGMVHYEPPESGPHSTVGTAHSNNLRQDHQLQDYQPSIHKESESQHGVRNANTYSFPNLYVVKDKSIAPKVTRISVDPNEFFEQVWALYPVKRGKHRVSDKKRKLLAQYSFEEIRRAINRYKDEVSKSSFQRAYQNGSTFFNSGIFDYLDDAYVPVEEPRWAAVASGDGRVPTNRDFIGHTPEDYDALEE; from the coding sequence ATGTATAGACGGAGCTTTATTTTATATAGTGATTATGCACAGAAAATTGAAATGTTATCACGGCCTGAACGAGGCGATCTTTTTACCATGATTCTCCAATATGTCCGAGGGGAAGAAGTTATGAGTTCTACCGATTTGGTAATAATGGCATTCTATTTTATCCAGACACAATTGGACAAAGACTTTGCGAAATACAATAAAAAAGTGGTTTCAAGTCAGGAAAACGGTAAAAAAGGCGGCAGACCTAGGAAAGATGCTGTATATTTTGGCCCAATGAGTGCAGCTGAATGGATGCCGGGGTATGAAGCCGGGATGGTGCATTACGAGCCTCCGGAATCAGGGCCGCATTCGACAGTAGGCACAGCACATTCAAATAATTTAAGGCAAGATCATCAATTGCAAGATTATCAACCGTCTATACATAAGGAAAGTGAGAGTCAACACGGTGTAAGAAATGCAAACACTTATTCCTTTCCTAATTTGTATGTCGTAAAAGATAAGTCCATTGCTCCAAAGGTTACTCGTATTTCTGTTGATCCAAACGAATTTTTCGAGCAAGTTTGGGCACTATATCCGGTCAAGCGTGGTAAGCACCGTGTGTCCGATAAAAAGCGTAAGCTTCTTGCGCAATACAGTTTTGAAGAAATTAGACGGGCTATTAATCGCTACAAGGATGAAGTTTCCAAGTCCAGCTTTCAGAGAGCTTACCAGAACGGCTCTACCTTCTTTAACTCAGGTATTTTTGATTACCTTGACGATGCGTATGTTCCCGTAGAAGAACCCAGGTGGGCAGCAGTGGCTTCTGGTGACGGTAGAGTGCCTACAAATAGGGATTTTATTGGTCATACGCCGGAAGACTATGACGCTTTGGAGGAGTGA
- a CDS encoding tyrosine-type recombinase/integrase — protein sequence MATPIAYTTKSGEKRYKINVYAGLDDKGKQVTIKKQGFKTAREARLWAAREIAEIEENGLLDSNPDKRTIQQVFDMWFKQYQTTVEPVSWHRVDRLFQNHILPFLGSKITGELKKEDVQELIFYLRDKQPVTYKKNYHYFNKMLKESGYPVREDYFFPAPKKYTNKKLMYPKEEINKILECLKKNPDKRVYAFIRLIVYTGLRKAEAAALEKSKVNAKESYIVINQSFTRDEHNNKIMGNGKSESAHRTIPIDKETLDTILALDYPGPYVFGEFDFNNSPRRWMLKACDELGIKPSTIHGLRHTHCSLLFEASATPKEVQSRLGHANPDITLSVYTHVTEKGAKSASDKFTRYMSEE from the coding sequence ATGGCTACCCCAATAGCCTATACAACAAAAAGCGGAGAAAAAAGATATAAAATCAATGTCTATGCTGGTTTGGATGACAAGGGTAAACAAGTCACCATCAAAAAGCAGGGCTTTAAAACAGCTCGTGAGGCAAGGCTATGGGCTGCCCGAGAAATAGCTGAAATAGAAGAAAATGGGCTGCTAGATAGCAACCCTGATAAAAGAACGATCCAGCAAGTATTTGATATGTGGTTTAAACAATACCAAACGACTGTAGAACCGGTTAGCTGGCACAGAGTAGACCGGTTGTTTCAAAATCATATCTTGCCCTTCCTGGGAAGCAAGATAACGGGTGAATTAAAGAAAGAAGACGTTCAGGAACTCATTTTCTATCTGCGAGATAAGCAACCTGTAACCTACAAGAAAAATTATCACTATTTTAATAAGATGCTAAAAGAAAGTGGCTACCCGGTAAGAGAGGATTATTTTTTCCCGGCCCCCAAAAAATATACTAATAAAAAGCTAATGTACCCAAAAGAAGAAATAAATAAAATATTGGAATGCCTGAAGAAAAATCCGGATAAGAGAGTGTACGCCTTTATTCGCTTAATTGTATATACCGGGCTTAGAAAAGCTGAGGCAGCAGCGCTAGAAAAATCGAAAGTAAACGCAAAAGAGAGCTATATCGTTATCAATCAATCTTTCACAAGAGACGAGCATAATAATAAAATAATGGGAAATGGGAAAAGTGAGTCCGCCCACAGGACGATTCCGATTGATAAAGAAACCTTGGATACTATACTGGCTTTAGATTATCCTGGTCCTTATGTGTTCGGCGAATTTGATTTCAATAACTCGCCTAGGAGATGGATGCTTAAGGCTTGCGATGAACTAGGGATTAAACCGAGTACTATTCATGGTTTGCGACACACTCACTGTAGCCTGCTTTTCGAAGCCTCTGCAACCCCCAAGGAAGTACAATCTCGCCTTGGCCACGCTAACCCTGATATCACTCTAAGTGTCTACACTCACGTAACGGAGAAAGGCGCAAAAAGTGCATCTGACAAATTCACAAGGTATATGTCTGAAGAATAA
- a CDS encoding helix-turn-helix domain-containing protein, with product MTDSLGDLIRKYRIEHLITIQEFADKSGLSKGHISMLERNISSRAGKPLSPTLDTYNAVAKGLGMSLTNLLETMGEEDAVAKAVDEPASPIQTIAAHLQGTKLSDKDMEDITDFLDYIKFRKKK from the coding sequence ATGACTGATTCACTAGGGGATTTAATTCGCAAATACCGCATAGAACACCTCATCACCATACAAGAATTTGCAGATAAATCAGGCCTTAGCAAGGGGCATATATCTATGCTAGAGCGTAATATCAGCAGTCGCGCAGGCAAGCCTCTCTCCCCCACACTTGATACCTACAACGCAGTTGCTAAAGGGTTAGGTATGTCCCTTACCAACTTACTGGAGACGATGGGCGAAGAGGACGCTGTTGCTAAAGCTGTAGACGAGCCAGCATCTCCGATTCAAACCATTGCAGCCCACTTGCAAGGCACCAAATTGAGCGATAAGGACATGGAGGATATCACAGACTTTCTTGACTATATTAAGTTTCGGAAGAAGAAATGA
- a CDS encoding DUF6291 domain-containing protein, with protein sequence MQINFFRLFNDYADAIEMLDDNEERGLLFTAIFAHVQGEEVPEMAEKTELLFTMIRNQIDRDVESLDDSAFTDKAKKVLVREYGEEGLQLWSKLSEFINSQPYARYKCEDNLDWDYLAGELELDTDECQSMVYMLMEHDIIDPVSWKTDSEIMLSSFYYNFSGGCL encoded by the coding sequence ATGCAAATTAACTTTTTCCGTTTATTTAACGATTATGCAGATGCTATTGAAATGCTTGATGATAACGAAGAGAGAGGGCTGTTATTTACGGCCATCTTTGCCCACGTACAGGGTGAAGAAGTTCCTGAGATGGCTGAAAAGACGGAGCTTTTGTTTACAATGATTCGCAACCAGATTGACCGCGATGTGGAGTCTTTGGATGATTCAGCCTTTACAGATAAGGCGAAGAAAGTTTTAGTCAGAGAATATGGAGAAGAGGGCCTCCAGCTTTGGAGCAAACTCTCTGAATTTATTAATTCTCAGCCATATGCACGTTACAAATGCGAAGACAACCTTGATTGGGACTATCTGGCAGGTGAGCTGGAGCTTGATACAGACGAATGTCAAAGCATGGTATATATGCTTATGGAGCATGATATTATTGATCCGGTCTCATGGAAAACGGATAGCGAAATTATGCTCAGCTCTTTTTATTATAATTTTTCCGGGGGGTGCCTGTAA
- a CDS encoding ImmA/IrrE family metallo-endopeptidase, which produces MNAQEKLLEDIYSENIEICDFNFTDNLKGLYVDGIIAVDTSIDYDERTCILAEELGHHYTTYGNILDPNDPENRRQEKTARFWTHQKLLPLEKLAKAAVDCQGMESWELAEYLGVSDIFLREALEEYKQRFGLFKEFPGGYIYFDPLSVVFV; this is translated from the coding sequence ATGAATGCACAAGAGAAGCTTCTTGAGGATATTTATTCTGAAAATATCGAAATTTGTGATTTTAATTTCACCGACAACCTAAAAGGCTTATACGTGGATGGTATTATTGCTGTAGATACGTCCATTGATTATGACGAAAGAACTTGCATACTGGCTGAAGAATTAGGTCACCACTATACAACCTATGGAAATATCTTAGATCCAAATGACCCCGAAAACAGACGGCAGGAGAAAACAGCTCGTTTTTGGACTCACCAAAAGCTGCTTCCTTTGGAAAAATTAGCTAAAGCAGCTGTTGACTGCCAGGGAATGGAAAGCTGGGAGCTGGCTGAGTATCTAGGTGTCTCAGACATATTTTTAAGAGAGGCACTTGAAGAATATAAGCAGCGCTTTGGATTATTTAAGGAGTTTCCGGGAGGCTATATTTATTTTGATCCTCTCAGCGTGGTCTTCGTATAA
- a CDS encoding copper amine oxidase N-terminal domain-containing protein produces the protein MKKKFVASVAAVALLFSAIPAHAASVVVKDRPLYLSQPAFIENGRTFVPMRAIFEALGATVDWDGNTRTVTGNLNGKIVTLTNPKIVNGRTMVPLRYISESLGSRVDWVQNMQTAYVDSQVPQVYSCVVYSPQSIQDPSNWTLTLLPQSNNSYLLVGKLEPFDQPFPRTTYSAIQLTRDSYVWRGAYDSRCWVTVNPNGTLGGAGNSNTFNLVKAQYPELANKNIRFTNVPYMGPGRDRVVVFNDKSIRIMEDMNMAPNAGSGAELPLQFDNRPNPLTGIFIPRV, from the coding sequence ATGAAAAAGAAATTTGTTGCATCAGTCGCTGCCGTAGCATTACTCTTTTCAGCCATTCCTGCTCACGCTGCAAGCGTTGTAGTAAAGGACAGACCCCTATACCTCTCCCAACCTGCTTTCATTGAAAATGGGCGCACTTTCGTGCCAATGAGAGCAATTTTTGAGGCGCTAGGTGCTACTGTTGATTGGGATGGAAATACTCGGACAGTTACAGGCAATCTGAACGGTAAAATCGTCACCCTAACTAATCCGAAAATTGTAAACGGCAGAACGATGGTACCTCTAAGATATATCTCTGAATCCCTTGGGAGCCGGGTAGATTGGGTGCAGAATATGCAAACGGCATACGTAGATAGCCAAGTGCCACAAGTTTACTCTTGTGTTGTCTATAGCCCCCAATCAATCCAAGACCCAAGCAACTGGACTTTAACTCTGCTACCCCAATCCAACAACTCTTACCTTCTAGTTGGAAAACTTGAACCATTTGATCAACCTTTTCCCAGAACCACCTATAGCGCCATCCAACTCACAAGAGACAGTTATGTTTGGCGTGGTGCTTATGATAGCCGTTGCTGGGTCACTGTAAACCCTAATGGAACCCTCGGTGGTGCAGGCAATAGCAATACCTTTAATTTAGTTAAAGCCCAATACCCTGAATTAGCAAACAAAAATATTCGTTTTACTAATGTTCCCTATATGGGCCCCGGAAGAGACCGAGTAGTTGTTTTCAACGACAAGTCCATCCGTATCATGGAAGACATGAATATGGCACCTAATGCCGGATCAGGTGCGGAACTTCCTTTACAGTTTGACAATCGACCTAATCCTTTAACCGGGATATTCATCCCACGAGTTTAA